A stretch of Streptomyces vietnamensis DNA encodes these proteins:
- a CDS encoding helix-turn-helix domain-containing protein → MATDYQQAREALGARLRELRFSCPGGRLTGQQLARRLGWQGSKVSKLENGKQTASPEDLRAWADATEQPDAYPELAARLAGFESHIRSWRRALANGFKPMNEGLTAEINRTSNIWVWEEAVVPGLMQTPEYARHVVQRYADLLNVTKGVEDAVRARAQRQEWLYQPGRKLRVLMWEAALRSLICPPSVLAAQLDRLTGMIGMDTVELGVVPFTAPMKIVPANGFWVLDDRLVVAEDWHAELWLDDADNIALYRKVWKTLRESAVYGADANNVINSARRELGSR, encoded by the coding sequence GTGGCTACCGACTACCAGCAGGCACGGGAGGCGTTGGGCGCGCGGCTGCGTGAACTGCGTTTCTCGTGCCCTGGTGGTCGGCTGACGGGCCAGCAACTCGCCCGGCGGCTCGGCTGGCAGGGCTCCAAGGTCAGCAAGCTGGAGAACGGGAAACAGACGGCCTCACCCGAGGACCTGCGGGCGTGGGCCGACGCGACCGAGCAGCCGGACGCGTACCCGGAACTGGCCGCCAGGCTGGCCGGATTCGAGTCGCACATCCGGTCATGGCGCAGGGCTCTGGCGAACGGCTTCAAGCCCATGAACGAGGGGCTCACCGCCGAGATCAACCGCACCTCGAACATCTGGGTGTGGGAAGAGGCCGTGGTCCCCGGGCTGATGCAGACCCCCGAGTACGCGCGCCACGTCGTCCAGCGGTACGCGGACCTGCTGAACGTCACCAAGGGCGTCGAGGACGCCGTACGCGCTCGCGCCCAGCGCCAGGAGTGGCTGTACCAGCCCGGCCGCAAGCTGCGCGTACTGATGTGGGAGGCCGCGTTGCGCTCGCTGATCTGCCCGCCCTCCGTGCTGGCCGCCCAGCTCGACCGCCTCACCGGCATGATCGGCATGGACACGGTCGAGCTGGGCGTCGTGCCGTTCACGGCACCGATGAAGATCGTCCCCGCCAACGGCTTCTGGGTCCTGGACGACCGGCTGGTGGTCGCGGAGGACTGGCACGCCGAGCTGTGGCTGGACGACGCCGACAACATCGCCTTGTACCGGAAGGTCTGGAAGACCCTTCGCGAGTCGGCGGTGTACGGGGCCGACGCCAACAACGTCATCAACTCGGCGCGGCGCGAACTGGGTTCCCGCTGA
- a CDS encoding DUF6879 family protein, giving the protein MARQLRFTGTDSKIDGCPALHTDEGTGEIIVQGTPITDPADLAQLQHFGPDEAAVAVPRELLVNWAPKEMKRVPELVDRDTFRRLFETFEHTAWRLETRRGYASDRQDPDYQAFLATGSSPCDPTEPWFVNIRAQVDAGKTVGRVRIADRPPTTEQLFLLDYSRHNAASGEDIRYLWREDAAGLPAEDFWIFDSRIVALLHFDDEDNMLGIELITEPAAVVRYCVARDAAMHHAVPYDRFAAQVAATD; this is encoded by the coding sequence ATGGCACGCCAGTTGCGCTTCACCGGTACCGACAGCAAGATCGACGGCTGCCCCGCCCTGCACACGGACGAGGGCACCGGCGAGATCATCGTTCAAGGCACGCCCATCACCGACCCGGCAGATCTCGCGCAGCTCCAGCACTTCGGGCCGGACGAGGCGGCGGTGGCCGTGCCGCGCGAACTGCTCGTGAACTGGGCGCCGAAGGAGATGAAGCGCGTGCCGGAGCTGGTCGACCGGGACACCTTCCGCCGTCTCTTCGAGACCTTCGAGCACACCGCCTGGCGGCTGGAGACGCGGCGCGGCTACGCGTCGGACCGACAGGACCCCGACTATCAGGCGTTCCTGGCCACCGGCTCCTCGCCCTGCGACCCCACCGAGCCCTGGTTCGTGAACATCCGCGCCCAGGTGGACGCGGGCAAGACGGTCGGCCGGGTCCGGATCGCCGACCGCCCGCCGACCACCGAGCAGCTGTTCCTGCTCGACTACTCCCGGCACAACGCGGCCTCCGGCGAGGACATCCGCTACCTGTGGCGCGAGGACGCGGCCGGCCTGCCCGCCGAGGACTTCTGGATCTTCGACTCGCGGATCGTCGCCCTGCTCCACTTCGACGACGAGGACAACATGCTCGGCATCGAGCTGATCACCGAACCGGCGGCGGTCGTCCGGTACTGCGTCGCCCGTGACGCGGCCATGCACCACGCCGTGCCGTACGACCGGTTCGCCGCGCAGGTGGCTGCGACCGACTAG